One genomic segment of Natrialbaceae archaeon AArc-T1-2 includes these proteins:
- a CDS encoding NAD(P)/FAD-dependent oxidoreductase: MDTIAVLGAGSGGAMTANLLRRKLDSDEAEVVVVDKSTEHFYQPSFYLIPFGYLEPDQSRDVDELLKPGVEFVHDAVTGVDPDEQTVALEAGEDLEYDYLVVATGHRLDPTATPGLLEAWQETDEVFPFYHYEAALELGEALEDFDGGTFLVTQPNTPIKCPGAPLKLTMLAEDYFRRQGIRDDVEVIMTRNAEHHFGVQPYRDKLYEIWNDRDIKFEENFSVEEIDPDAGVVRSADGEEISYDLYAPVTPQFGQEPITDNSPLTEGSDDGEYVTIDKHTCQHDEYDNVFALGDCENAPHSKTAAAARKQAHVVANNLPAVMNGRPMPKEYDGYAACPLLTEKGKALIAEFDYENSISAPVESKMNWIMDVNVLPSVYWDAWMKGYDPLP, translated from the coding sequence ATGGATACGATAGCCGTACTGGGGGCAGGTTCCGGCGGTGCGATGACGGCGAACCTCCTCCGGCGAAAGCTAGACAGTGACGAGGCGGAGGTCGTCGTCGTCGATAAGAGTACCGAACACTTCTACCAGCCGTCGTTTTACCTCATCCCGTTCGGGTACCTCGAGCCCGACCAGTCACGGGACGTCGACGAACTGCTCAAACCGGGCGTCGAGTTTGTCCATGACGCGGTGACGGGCGTAGACCCCGACGAACAGACCGTCGCGCTCGAGGCGGGTGAGGACCTCGAGTACGACTACCTCGTCGTCGCGACGGGCCACCGACTCGACCCGACCGCCACACCCGGCCTGCTCGAGGCCTGGCAGGAAACGGACGAGGTCTTCCCGTTCTACCACTACGAAGCCGCCCTCGAGCTGGGTGAAGCTCTCGAGGACTTCGACGGTGGGACCTTCCTCGTTACCCAGCCCAACACGCCGATTAAGTGTCCCGGCGCGCCGCTGAAGCTGACGATGCTCGCCGAGGACTACTTCCGCCGGCAGGGCATCCGCGACGACGTCGAGGTCATCATGACCAGAAACGCCGAACACCACTTCGGCGTCCAGCCCTACCGCGACAAGCTCTATGAGATCTGGAACGATCGCGACATCAAGTTCGAAGAGAACTTCTCCGTCGAGGAGATCGATCCCGACGCCGGTGTCGTCCGTTCGGCCGACGGCGAGGAGATTTCCTACGATCTCTACGCGCCAGTGACGCCGCAGTTCGGCCAGGAGCCGATCACCGACAACTCGCCGCTGACTGAGGGTTCGGACGACGGCGAGTACGTCACGATCGACAAACACACCTGTCAGCACGACGAGTACGACAACGTCTTCGCGCTGGGTGACTGTGAGAACGCACCCCACTCGAAGACGGCCGCGGCCGCTCGCAAGCAGGCTCACGTCGTCGCGAACAACCTGCCGGCGGTGATGAACGGCCGACCGATGCCAAAGGAGTACGACGGCTACGCCGCCTGTCCGTTGCTCACCGAGAAAGGCAAGGCACTGATCGCGGAGTTCGATTACGAGAACTCGATCTCCGCACCCGTCGAGAGCAAGATGAACTGGATCATGGACGTCAACGTCCTCCCGTCGGTCTACTGGGACGCCTGGATGAAAGGCTACGACCCGCTTCCGTAA
- a CDS encoding MBL fold metallo-hydrolase — protein MVETISAAELRDRIEADDVDVLFDTRAPEDYEDWRIAEAENVEYSASNDELVGEFDPEAYDADDEIVVTCATGCSAEAFAEYLEDEDFENVARVEGGMEDWSLVYDVVSIATERDGLEILQLQRRSKGCLGYLVGSKRTGKAALVDVTRATDAFEQAAADRGYEIDRVFDTHIHADHISAGRDLADEYEVPYHLGEPANTRDPNYDFDGLEPNETVMVGDVAIKAVHTPGHTTGMTSYLVEDEALMTGDTLFVESIGRTELQFAGEDAKAGARVQYETLQHKIATMPDHVKILPGHFSLTNCGEYIDVEPGMPMFSTVGEIWAKNEIIQLDEDEFVEHMFDNLPSKPPNYEKVIETNLGVYEPADEDERNELELGPNRCAATEDSAVADD, from the coding sequence ATGGTCGAGACGATTTCAGCAGCCGAACTACGCGATCGTATCGAGGCGGACGATGTCGACGTCCTCTTCGACACCCGAGCACCGGAGGACTACGAAGACTGGCGCATCGCCGAAGCCGAGAACGTCGAGTACTCGGCGTCGAACGACGAACTCGTCGGTGAGTTCGACCCCGAGGCGTACGACGCCGACGACGAGATCGTCGTCACGTGTGCGACCGGTTGCTCTGCAGAAGCGTTCGCCGAGTACCTCGAGGACGAGGACTTCGAGAACGTCGCCCGCGTCGAGGGCGGGATGGAAGACTGGAGTCTCGTTTACGACGTCGTCTCGATTGCGACCGAGCGCGACGGCCTCGAGATTCTCCAGCTCCAGCGCCGCTCGAAGGGCTGTCTCGGGTATCTCGTCGGATCGAAACGAACCGGTAAAGCGGCACTCGTCGACGTCACCCGCGCGACCGACGCCTTCGAGCAGGCTGCAGCCGACCGCGGCTACGAGATTGACCGGGTCTTCGACACCCACATCCACGCCGACCACATCTCCGCGGGTCGCGACCTCGCCGACGAGTACGAGGTCCCCTACCACCTCGGCGAGCCCGCGAACACGCGTGACCCCAACTACGACTTCGACGGCCTCGAGCCCAACGAGACGGTGATGGTCGGCGACGTCGCCATCAAGGCCGTTCACACGCCGGGCCACACGACTGGCATGACCTCTTACCTCGTCGAGGACGAGGCCCTGATGACCGGCGACACGCTGTTCGTCGAGTCGATCGGCCGCACCGAACTCCAGTTCGCCGGCGAGGACGCGAAAGCCGGCGCTCGCGTCCAGTACGAGACGCTCCAGCACAAGATCGCCACGATGCCCGACCACGTCAAGATCCTCCCCGGGCACTTCTCGCTGACCAACTGCGGCGAGTACATCGACGTCGAACCCGGCATGCCGATGTTCTCGACCGTCGGCGAGATCTGGGCGAAAAACGAGATCATCCAGCTCGACGAGGACGAGTTCGTCGAGCACATGTTCGACAACCTGCCCTCCAAGCCGCCGAACTACGAGAAGGTCATCGAGACCAACCTCGGCGTCTACGAGCCCGCGGACGAAGACGAGCGCAACGAACTCGAGCTCGGTCCAAACCGGTGTGCGGCGACCGAAGACAGCGCCGTCGCTGACGACTAA
- a CDS encoding sulfite exporter TauE/SafE family protein, giving the protein MELLGLGLSLLVLFVVFGFMVGVLFGFFGMGGSFLITPTLLILGYPASVAIGSGLAFYFGTSVIAVMKHYDVGQVDYKLGAALFVVLSIGIELGSRLVFALEALGIAELVTGGAYIVLLAGIGLLFLRRAYALDDEDDADDGDEDVDDDEIPPIAQKIQSYRIPPMISLVSGGRTSLWTVTGAGGGVGLVSGLIGVGGGFIRMPAIYYLIGTPLTAAVGTSLFAGLFSGAFGAFTYGMQGSVDLAVVGLLLVGSALGARIGSAATAIVEEDDVIVYFGIMMLLASVGIAISEAADWIGTDGLEIVSVLLLVGSSFFVALIILYQAVQSADVGDPNTAPTPDGDD; this is encoded by the coding sequence ATGGAACTGCTCGGACTCGGCCTGTCGTTGCTGGTGTTGTTCGTCGTCTTCGGCTTCATGGTCGGAGTACTGTTCGGATTCTTCGGAATGGGGGGTTCGTTCCTGATCACGCCGACGCTGTTGATCCTCGGCTACCCCGCCTCCGTCGCCATCGGGAGCGGGCTGGCGTTTTACTTCGGGACGTCGGTCATCGCCGTGATGAAACACTACGACGTCGGCCAGGTCGATTACAAACTCGGCGCAGCGTTGTTCGTCGTCCTCTCGATCGGGATCGAACTCGGCAGTCGGCTCGTCTTCGCCCTCGAGGCACTAGGGATCGCCGAACTCGTCACTGGCGGAGCCTACATCGTCCTGCTTGCAGGCATCGGCTTGCTGTTCCTCCGGCGTGCATACGCCCTCGACGACGAGGACGACGCTGACGACGGGGACGAGGACGTCGACGACGACGAGATTCCGCCGATCGCTCAGAAGATCCAGTCGTACCGAATTCCGCCGATGATCTCGCTCGTCTCCGGCGGCCGGACGTCGCTGTGGACGGTCACGGGTGCCGGCGGGGGTGTCGGCCTCGTCTCGGGACTGATCGGCGTCGGCGGCGGATTCATCCGGATGCCGGCGATCTACTACCTGATCGGGACGCCGCTTACTGCCGCAGTCGGGACCAGCCTCTTCGCCGGGCTGTTCTCGGGTGCGTTCGGTGCGTTCACCTACGGCATGCAGGGTAGCGTCGACCTCGCGGTCGTCGGGCTGTTGCTCGTCGGGAGTGCACTCGGCGCTCGCATCGGCTCGGCCGCCACGGCCATCGTCGAAGAAGACGACGTCATCGTCTACTTCGGCATCATGATGCTACTTGCAAGCGTCGGGATCGCCATCAGCGAGGCCGCCGACTGGATCGGCACGGACGGCCTCGAGATCGTGAGCGTCCTCCTGCTCGTCGGCTCGTCGTTTTTCGTCGCGCTGATCATCCTCTATCAGGCCGTCCAGTCGGCCGACGTCGGCGATCCGAACACAGCGCCGACGCCCGACGGAGACGACTAA
- a CDS encoding amino acid permease produces MASGLNRDLGLPEVVAISIGAMVGSGIFILPALAYEIAGSTVVLAYILAGLLVIPAALSKSEMATAMPEDGGSYVYIERGMGPLLGTVAGIGTWFSLSFKGALALVGGVPYLVYLLERSLSPGTVTGIALGIAAVLILVNLVGSDVTGRFQVAIVAVMLAAMVWFVAGSGLAIETARLEGAMDPGSTGLLAATGAVFVSYAGVTKIASVAEEIENPSRNIPLGMLVSLGFTTLLYVLLVVVLIGVTPGDVLTATDAPVAVAAEQTLGTIGVVAVVVAALLALVSTANAGVLSASRYPFAMARDNLVPDSLEELHPRFNTPMRAILLTGAVIMVLIAFVPILQIAKLASAFQVLVFILVNLAVVGFREGAVEGYDPDFVSPLYPWVQVAGIVGGLVVLTTMGTIPFVGSVLITAGAMAWYYVYARKRIDREGAARAGVRENVSERATDRTRELFESDQEYDVLVAITETTSPEAKRDMLRMATDMGRLRSTTVSVVEFVDVPCRVFAGDHADVCTDDVPGWLPNDDDDTPSWFPDGPTIGRSVRTSGGVTVADDESEPTTDTRIEYREVDSEDHNRAIVDFATYGDYDLVIAERDQAEFHKRLFGSDTDWLLENAPCDVMLVDDDGFDGADEIAVVANQGPYDPLKLLFADAVAEETGAELNLLQAIPADAPDSQRETVERYHEELISTLTVPTRSTVIETDDEIDGLARFVGNADLLVTGIDRTGLGARLLGRPGNRLIDSVDTTAVMVQTHDGRRRGPLERLLMDHLFG; encoded by the coding sequence ATGGCGTCGGGACTCAACCGCGATCTCGGATTGCCCGAAGTCGTCGCGATCAGTATCGGTGCGATGGTCGGATCGGGAATCTTCATTCTCCCGGCGCTGGCCTACGAGATCGCCGGCTCGACGGTCGTGCTGGCGTACATCCTGGCTGGGCTGTTAGTCATCCCCGCAGCGCTGTCGAAGTCCGAGATGGCGACGGCGATGCCGGAAGACGGCGGCAGCTACGTCTACATCGAGCGCGGGATGGGACCGTTGCTTGGCACCGTCGCCGGCATCGGGACGTGGTTCTCGCTGTCGTTCAAGGGCGCGCTCGCACTCGTCGGCGGCGTCCCGTATCTCGTCTATCTGCTAGAGCGCAGTCTCTCACCGGGGACGGTCACGGGGATCGCGCTGGGAATTGCGGCGGTGTTGATCCTGGTCAACCTCGTCGGCTCGGACGTCACCGGCCGGTTCCAGGTCGCAATCGTCGCGGTCATGCTCGCGGCGATGGTCTGGTTCGTCGCCGGCAGCGGCCTCGCCATCGAGACTGCACGGCTCGAGGGTGCGATGGATCCGGGATCGACCGGTCTGCTCGCGGCGACGGGTGCGGTCTTCGTCTCGTACGCCGGTGTCACCAAGATTGCAAGCGTCGCCGAAGAGATCGAAAATCCCTCCCGGAACATCCCACTCGGGATGCTGGTCTCGCTCGGGTTCACGACCCTGCTGTACGTGTTGCTGGTCGTGGTGCTCATCGGCGTCACACCCGGCGACGTCCTCACTGCCACCGACGCGCCTGTCGCCGTCGCTGCCGAGCAGACCCTCGGTACGATCGGCGTCGTCGCAGTCGTCGTCGCTGCCTTGCTGGCGCTTGTCAGCACCGCCAACGCCGGCGTGCTCTCGGCCTCGCGGTATCCGTTCGCGATGGCGCGTGACAACCTCGTTCCCGACTCGCTCGAGGAGCTTCACCCCCGCTTTAACACGCCGATGAGGGCGATCCTCCTCACGGGTGCCGTCATCATGGTACTGATCGCGTTCGTGCCGATCCTCCAGATCGCGAAACTGGCCTCCGCGTTCCAGGTGCTCGTGTTCATCCTGGTCAATCTCGCGGTCGTCGGCTTCCGGGAGGGAGCCGTCGAGGGATACGACCCCGACTTCGTCTCCCCGCTGTATCCCTGGGTCCAAGTGGCCGGCATCGTCGGCGGACTCGTCGTGTTGACGACGATGGGGACGATTCCGTTCGTCGGCTCGGTTCTCATCACCGCCGGTGCGATGGCGTGGTACTACGTCTACGCCCGCAAGCGGATCGACCGCGAAGGAGCGGCCCGCGCCGGCGTCCGCGAGAACGTCAGCGAACGTGCCACCGACCGTACCCGCGAGCTCTTCGAGTCCGACCAGGAGTACGACGTGCTGGTTGCGATCACCGAGACGACCTCACCCGAGGCGAAACGAGACATGCTCCGGATGGCGACCGACATGGGACGGCTACGATCGACGACCGTCTCCGTCGTCGAGTTCGTCGACGTCCCCTGTCGGGTGTTCGCCGGCGATCACGCCGACGTCTGTACCGACGACGTTCCAGGTTGGCTGCCGAACGACGACGACGACACACCGTCGTGGTTCCCCGACGGTCCGACCATCGGGCGATCGGTACGAACCTCCGGCGGCGTCACCGTCGCCGACGACGAGTCGGAACCGACGACGGACACACGCATCGAGTACCGCGAGGTCGACAGCGAGGACCACAACCGCGCGATCGTCGACTTCGCGACCTACGGCGACTACGATCTGGTGATCGCCGAACGCGACCAGGCCGAGTTCCACAAGCGGCTGTTCGGCAGCGACACCGACTGGCTGCTCGAGAACGCTCCCTGTGACGTCATGCTGGTCGACGACGACGGCTTCGACGGCGCCGACGAGATCGCCGTCGTCGCGAACCAGGGACCGTACGATCCGCTGAAGCTGCTGTTTGCCGACGCCGTCGCCGAAGAAACCGGCGCCGAACTCAACCTCTTACAGGCGATTCCCGCCGATGCCCCCGACAGCCAGCGCGAAACGGTCGAACGCTACCACGAGGAGCTCATCTCCACCCTGACCGTGCCGACGCGCTCGACGGTCATCGAAACCGACGACGAAATCGACGGCCTGGCGCGGTT
- a CDS encoding universal stress protein, with translation MEAVFATDLSEATGAAIESRTCLECLSRIGVETVHVVTVVSSNVHYGVPGMTKPREKALSRQRRTIEDAGFDVDVHVVRGPPHQRINGIAKRVDADLILVGSRGRGESDRRVLGSTARNVVRAATRPVLVERIVEDDGPEIVREHLFERMLYATDFSENAERAFDQFRVVQDAVEEATLVHVQGPEQERIDDDRAEAHEKLETLASELATLGIDAETMVRTGNPEEEILAAEDEVEPTTVLVGARGLSRLRRLLLGSVSETVLEEASANVLVVPPRGRR, from the coding sequence ATGGAAGCCGTCTTCGCGACCGACCTCTCCGAAGCGACCGGAGCAGCGATCGAGTCCCGGACCTGTCTCGAGTGTCTCTCCCGGATCGGCGTCGAGACGGTACACGTCGTCACCGTCGTCAGTTCGAACGTCCACTACGGCGTTCCCGGAATGACCAAACCGCGTGAGAAGGCGCTCTCGAGACAGCGTCGCACCATCGAGGACGCCGGCTTCGACGTCGACGTCCACGTCGTCCGCGGGCCACCCCACCAGCGGATCAACGGGATCGCAAAGCGCGTTGACGCGGACCTGATCCTCGTCGGATCACGTGGCCGCGGCGAGTCCGACCGACGGGTGCTCGGATCGACCGCACGAAACGTCGTGCGCGCAGCGACCCGTCCCGTCCTCGTCGAACGGATCGTCGAGGACGACGGTCCCGAAATCGTCCGCGAGCACCTCTTCGAACGGATGCTGTACGCGACCGACTTCTCCGAGAACGCCGAACGGGCGTTCGACCAGTTCCGCGTCGTACAGGACGCCGTCGAGGAAGCGACGCTCGTTCACGTGCAGGGACCGGAACAGGAACGCATCGACGACGACCGCGCCGAGGCACACGAGAAACTCGAGACGCTGGCGAGCGAACTCGCGACGCTCGGAATCGACGCGGAGACGATGGTTCGCACCGGGAACCCGGAAGAAGAGATCCTGGCCGCCGAAGACGAGGTCGAGCCGACGACGGTGCTCGTCGGAGCCCGCGGACTCAGCCGACTGCGCCGACTACTGCTCGGTAGCGTCTCCGAGACCGTCCTCGAGGAAGCATCGGCCAACGTACTCGTCGTTCCACCGCGTGGACGGCGGTAA
- a CDS encoding peroxiredoxin, with translation MSAETDDDGANGFPLIGDEFPQLEVETTHGTKTIPDDYEGEWFVLFSHPGDFTPVCTTEFVGFEQRREEFAERNTELIGLSVDRVHSHIKWTDWIDDELDEEIGFPIIADESGTVAEELGMVHPGQGTSTVRAVFIVDDEGITRQVLYYPKEIGRNIDEVLRSLEALQTHEEEDVALPADWPENENFGDKALLSPPGTVEEAEQRLEEVDEEEYDSYDWWFTLKDI, from the coding sequence ATGTCCGCAGAGACTGACGACGACGGAGCGAACGGATTCCCGCTCATCGGCGACGAATTCCCACAGCTCGAGGTAGAGACGACCCACGGAACGAAGACGATCCCGGACGACTACGAGGGCGAGTGGTTCGTCCTCTTTAGCCATCCCGGTGACTTCACGCCGGTCTGTACGACCGAGTTCGTCGGCTTCGAACAGCGCCGTGAGGAGTTCGCCGAACGCAACACCGAACTGATCGGCCTCTCGGTCGACCGCGTCCACTCACACATCAAGTGGACCGACTGGATCGACGACGAACTCGACGAGGAGATCGGATTCCCGATCATCGCCGACGAGAGCGGTACCGTCGCCGAGGAGCTCGGTATGGTCCACCCCGGCCAGGGAACGTCGACGGTTCGTGCGGTCTTCATCGTCGACGACGAGGGTATCACACGCCAGGTGCTTTACTACCCCAAAGAGATCGGCCGCAACATCGACGAGGTCCTGCGCTCGCTCGAGGCGTTGCAGACCCACGAGGAAGAAGACGTCGCCCTGCCGGCCGACTGGCCCGAGAACGAAAACTTCGGCGACAAGGCGTTGCTCTCGCCGCCTGGAACGGTCGAGGAAGCCGAACAGCGACTCGAAGAGGTCGACGAGGAGGAGTACGACTCCTACGACTGGTGGTTCACGCTCAAGGACATCTAG
- a CDS encoding DUF7512 family protein yields the protein MIGIEGGVIGAAAVVGVILVQAVALYVGYGWLESIVEKAVVRYRGEA from the coding sequence ATGATCGGAATAGAAGGTGGGGTGATCGGCGCAGCCGCAGTCGTCGGCGTCATCCTGGTGCAGGCAGTGGCCCTCTACGTCGGATACGGCTGGCTCGAGTCGATCGTCGAGAAGGCTGTCGTACGCTATCGAGGGGAGGCATAG
- a CDS encoding cation:proton antiporter produces MLIVAVAVILALGVASRVIADRLRIPSVLFLIVAGIAIGPEGIEIVSRETFGGGLSAMVGVSVAIILFEGGYHLQLHKLRESPTALARLTTVGALVTWLGTAAAVVVVLDTSLEVGLLVGALLIATGPTVIGPILQVVTVRDNVAAVLEGEGVINDVTAAILVVVVFEVLIAGNGGPVRFVGDFLMRLSVGLAVGALVAAGVWFVLNRANLAPGNGPLHARLIVLAGIVVAYAGSELIAHETGIAAAAMAGFALGNVDLPHHEEVIDFLDDLSVVVLSFIFVALAALIDFADIFALGLAGLAIVAAVTMVLRPAVIYLSTTGTRFTLREQLFLSAVGPRGIIPASVATLFAVELQALGRPQEAQLLAGTVFLLIFATVVLQAGLARQIADVLEVSPMRTIIVGGGRVGLSLAERLERDGENVLLVDHDPEAVEKARKRGLRAIEGDGTDAEVLARAGTDNAKTVAAVTPDDDVNLLVCQTAATKFGVETVASRVNQPDNVEAFESLGVHAIDLSMATAWSLENVLERPSLSAWMNELGRTGDVQEIEVTASDLVGKTIAELNAAIPDGCIVGLLTHADGTTEVPTGDHELREGDRVTFLGRTDAVDRAVKRFHPHD; encoded by the coding sequence ATACTCATCGTCGCCGTCGCCGTCATCCTCGCACTCGGCGTCGCTTCCCGCGTCATCGCGGATCGACTCCGGATCCCGAGTGTCCTCTTTCTGATCGTTGCAGGGATCGCGATCGGTCCCGAAGGGATCGAGATCGTCTCCCGGGAGACGTTCGGCGGCGGACTCTCGGCGATGGTCGGCGTCAGTGTCGCGATCATCCTCTTCGAGGGCGGCTATCACCTGCAGCTACACAAACTCCGAGAGAGTCCAACGGCACTGGCCCGTCTCACGACCGTCGGTGCGCTCGTCACCTGGCTCGGGACGGCCGCCGCCGTCGTCGTCGTTCTCGATACCAGTCTCGAGGTCGGCCTGTTAGTCGGAGCGTTGTTGATCGCGACCGGCCCGACGGTGATCGGTCCCATCCTGCAGGTCGTCACCGTCCGAGATAACGTCGCCGCCGTCCTCGAAGGCGAGGGCGTGATAAACGACGTGACTGCGGCGATTCTGGTCGTCGTCGTCTTCGAGGTGTTGATCGCGGGCAACGGCGGTCCGGTCCGGTTCGTCGGGGACTTTCTCATGCGCCTGTCAGTCGGACTGGCGGTCGGCGCGCTCGTTGCGGCAGGCGTGTGGTTCGTGTTGAATCGTGCAAACCTCGCTCCCGGAAACGGACCACTCCACGCCAGGTTGATCGTCCTCGCTGGCATCGTCGTGGCCTACGCCGGCTCCGAACTGATCGCCCACGAGACGGGAATCGCCGCCGCAGCGATGGCCGGATTCGCGCTCGGGAACGTCGACCTCCCACACCACGAGGAGGTCATCGACTTCCTCGACGATCTCTCGGTCGTCGTGCTCTCGTTTATCTTCGTCGCGCTGGCGGCGTTGATCGATTTCGCGGACATCTTCGCGCTCGGACTGGCCGGGCTCGCCATCGTCGCCGCGGTCACGATGGTGCTTCGACCGGCCGTGATCTACCTCTCGACGACCGGCACACGGTTTACGCTTCGCGAACAGCTCTTCTTGAGTGCCGTCGGCCCACGCGGGATCATTCCCGCGAGCGTCGCGACGCTGTTTGCCGTCGAACTCCAGGCGCTTGGCCGACCACAGGAGGCACAGCTGCTCGCCGGCACCGTCTTCTTGCTCATCTTCGCGACGGTCGTCCTCCAGGCCGGCCTCGCACGACAGATCGCGGACGTCCTCGAGGTATCACCAATGCGTACTATCATCGTCGGCGGGGGACGGGTCGGCCTGTCTCTCGCGGAACGGCTTGAACGTGACGGAGAGAACGTACTGCTCGTCGACCACGACCCCGAAGCGGTCGAAAAAGCGCGGAAACGCGGCCTCAGAGCCATCGAGGGCGACGGTACCGACGCCGAGGTTCTGGCACGCGCCGGCACGGACAACGCGAAGACGGTCGCCGCCGTGACGCCGGACGACGACGTCAACCTGCTCGTCTGTCAGACCGCGGCGACGAAATTCGGCGTCGAGACGGTCGCCTCGCGAGTCAACCAGCCCGACAACGTCGAGGCGTTCGAGTCGCTTGGCGTCCACGCGATCGACCTCTCGATGGCGACCGCCTGGTCGCTCGAGAACGTCCTCGAACGGCCCTCGTTGTCGGCCTGGATGAACGAACTCGGACGGACGGGAGACGTCCAGGAGATCGAAGTGACCGCCTCGGACCTGGTCGGAAAGACGATCGCCGAACTCAACGCCGCGATTCCGGACGGCTGTATCGTCGGCTTGCTCACACACGCCGACGGAACGACGGAGGTACCGACCGGCGATCACGAACTTCGCGAGGGAGATCGCGTCACCTTCCTCGGACGGACAGACGCGGTCGACCGTGCCGTCAAGCGGTTCCATCCCCACGATTGA
- a CDS encoding DUF1641 domain-containing protein, with protein sequence MAQKDQSVDSDFDGTGFEAAEVNELARTLEENDEELAELLELLVVVQELSEDLAPELREAAHESREPVAELRMALEREETLVLVQRVGENADTLVELLETLEVVDELVGDLVPEVKTIVRENRETIERLRFALEREETLVLLERLGENEETLIELLELLDVTYELAEDLIPEAISVVQENRQPITELRMMVAGMSHAYGEADLEPYQLGQNLGNMLVLGSKLGDEQLIDSVEAGLGAFTEEQPPKKVGLFGMLGALRDDDVRQGLGILIEFLRRMGSSRSN encoded by the coding sequence ATGGCTCAGAAAGACCAATCGGTAGACAGCGACTTCGACGGCACCGGCTTCGAGGCCGCCGAAGTAAACGAGCTCGCCCGCACGCTCGAGGAGAACGACGAGGAGCTCGCCGAGTTACTCGAGTTGCTCGTCGTCGTCCAGGAGCTTTCGGAGGATCTCGCGCCCGAGCTGCGCGAGGCAGCCCACGAGTCCCGCGAGCCGGTCGCAGAGCTGCGCATGGCTCTCGAGCGCGAGGAGACGCTCGTACTCGTCCAGCGCGTCGGCGAGAACGCCGATACGCTCGTCGAGCTCTTAGAGACCCTCGAAGTCGTCGACGAACTCGTCGGCGATCTGGTGCCAGAGGTCAAGACGATCGTTCGCGAGAACCGCGAGACGATCGAACGGCTCCGGTTCGCCCTCGAGCGCGAGGAGACGCTCGTCTTGCTCGAACGGCTCGGCGAGAACGAAGAGACGCTGATCGAGCTGCTCGAGTTGCTCGACGTGACCTACGAGCTCGCCGAGGACCTGATCCCGGAGGCCATAAGCGTCGTTCAGGAGAATAGACAGCCGATCACGGAGTTGCGAATGATGGTCGCCGGCATGAGCCACGCCTACGGCGAGGCCGACCTCGAGCCCTACCAGCTCGGGCAGAACCTCGGTAACATGCTCGTGCTGGGCAGTAAGCTGGGTGATGAACAGCTCATCGACTCAGTCGAGGCCGGCCTCGGTGCGTTCACCGAGGAGCAGCCGCCGAAGAAAGTCGGTCTCTTCGGGATGCTCGGCGCGCTTCGTGACGACGACGTCAGGCAAGGCCTCGGCATCCTGATCGAGTTCCTCCGGCGGATGGGGTCCTCGCGGTCGAACTGA